TAGGTGCAGAATTTGAAAGTGAATGGCATTGGTGGGGCAAGTTGAGGAAGGGAGATGTGGCTGGGGTTTTGGAGGTGAGAACCCAGAAAAGAGGAGGGGCAGTTTCTAGAGATCTGACCTGAGTGTGTTGGGGCCACAGGTGGGGGTTCTGGGGGTCACGTGGGGTCAGCTGACGGTGAGATATGCAGAGCGGACATTCTATCTCCACTTAGAGGCATCAGCAGGATGGGGTACGTCGGGGAGCGGTTGGGTGCCCCCCTCCTCGGACAGGGGTCATcccctctgggggtggggggagtgcgAACGCGCCTGGCACCGCCCCGACAAAGCCTGCGCGCGCCCCGTCCTGCGATTGGCCGGACCGCCTCGCGCCGCCGCCCCGTCCCGCCCCCTGCCGCAGGTCCGGCGCGCTGCAGCCAATAGGCGCCGTCGCCGTCGTCTCCGTCACAGTCCGGACAGCCAATGGTGGCAGCGCTCGGCGGCTCGTGGCTCTTTCGCGGCAAAAAGGATTTGGCGCGTAAAAGTGGCCGGGACTTTGCAGGCAGCGGCTGCCGGGGGCGGAGCGGGATCCGGAGCGGGATCGAGTCCTCGCCTCGGCCTGCCGCCATgggcccgcgccgccgccgccgactGCCACCCGGGCCGCGCGGGCCGTGAGCGCCATGGCCGTGGCCGGGGCCCCCACGGGCGGCCCTTGCGCGCCGGCGCTGGAGGCCCTCCTCGGGGCCGGCGCGCTGCGGCTGCTCGACTCCTCGCAGATCGTCATCATCTCCACGGCGCAGGACGCCAGCGCCCCGCCGGCCCCCGCCGGCCCCGCCGCGCCCGCCGCCGGGCCCCGCGACCCCGACCTGCTGCTCTTCGCCACGCCGCAGGCGCCCCGGCCCACACCCAGCGCGCCGCGCCCCGCGCTCGGCCGCCCGCCGGTACGGACACCAGGGACACTGGGCCGACTGCGCTACCTGGACCCCCGCGCAGACCCTGGCGGGGCGCGGTGTTTGGCCCGGCGGcagctggggcgggggagggtgggCTGACGCGCCCGGGCTGGGCGGTGCCGAGCCTGGGTTGGTCCTCCGGGCCCCGCCCCGGGGTGCAGGGTGACCTCGGGCCAGTCCTTGTTTGCTGCTCtgtgctctgggcctcagcttcctctccagAGACGCTCGAGGGTCAGACTCAGTGATAATAATGGCCCCACGTGTATTCAGCTATCGCTGACTGCATGCCAGGTCTCTGGCAGACTTCAAGGCAGCTAAAACTCACATCCATGCTGTGAGCTCGGTGTTGTCACTGTGCCCATCTGAACTGtgtccagagaggggaagtgacttgcccccTGGTCACAAGGCTGCAAGTGAGATTTGAACTGAGGCCTGCTGGCTTCAGACCAGAACGTGTGGCTGGGTGGTGGGCATGGCTGCTTGGGGAGGTCAAGGGGGGCGTCCTGGGACCAGACCGTGGAAGAGCCACGGAGGAGACTCTCCTTCCTGCCTCGATGCTGGACTGCCAGGTGCAGGCCGGGCCCTCCGGGCCTCTGGGGACAGGCCGCCTGGCTGGGAGGCCTTCTCTGCAGGGGCGGGGTGGCTGGGCCAGCTGCTgatcccctccctctgcctgtccTTCCATCTGCCATCCTCCACCCTCCCAGACCCTGGTTGCCATGGAACCTCATTAATCAGGCAGGCAGACCCCTGGGCCCCAGTGGAAGTACTGGGTGGGTTGGGCCTCTGGGAGCTGGAAGGGAGGCCCCCGGTGCCAGGAGAGAGTAAATGCCCCAGGGAGATGTCTTGATAAAGTGCTCCCTGAGCAGCAAGAGGCTCAAGACAGTTCAGACTAGGGGGCCCAAAAGAAGTGGCTGAATTACAGGGGGAGAAGGGAGTGGAGCCCTGGAGCTTGGTCCTGTGGGCTCCAGGACAGGGCGTGGAGACCAGTTTGACTGGCACAACCTGTGGGTGAAGGTGAGGCATGGatgggcaggcaggggctggccaGGCAGGATGGGGTCTCCGCATAGGGCTTGGAACAAGTTGTGGGAGGAGGCAGGGCCCAGGGCAAGGAGGTGGAAGCCGCCCAACTGCTGATGGCCTGGGTGGCAGCTGGTCCCTGAGGCGTCCCGGCAAGGTTCCCCCAACCCCCTTGGCCCCTTGCCCAGTGTGGCCTTCCTTCCGGAATCACCGAGatgctaataataacaatagcaggCACCATTGTTTTGAGACTGTATTGTGTATTAGGccctgtgccaagcactttacccaattaactcatttaaccctttCAACAACCTTCCCCTTTTACAGATAGGGAAGCTGAGGCGTAGAGATATTAGAACATTCCCTAGTAAGTCAGCTAGTGAGTGGTGAGACCAATCCAGATTTCCTGAGTGGTTAACTGCTGGGATGCCTTGCATACTGGAGATGCTAATAGAGGTTGAAGGAAGCCCAGGGTCCCTTCCTCCTAATGAGTGAGAGGGATGGAAGTTGTACCAGGGGTGGGCCACCTGGCTCATCTCCTGTACCCCAACAACCTGTCCCTGTGGGTACCAGCTTGGGGCCTGGACAAGTAGCCTCCAGTTTAGCTGATTGACAGGTACCTAGCAGGCCCAGGGCTGTGGGTCCTGCCCTTGGGGAACTGAGCTTCAGGCTCAGAGGGACAGCCAGGGACTGGGCTGAGGACGTATGCCCTCTGCTCCACCCCCAGTGGTGTCAGGGGCAGCCTCATTGGGCCTGAGCATTCCTTTCATTCAACAGTTGTTAGTGAGCACCTATGAGGTTCTAGGCACAGGCAAGTAAGGAGCCTCTGCCCTCACAGTACTTAAGGGACAGTAGGCGTTTTCTGCCgtgggcaggggtgagggctgGTGCGGTCTTGGAGCTGAAGTCCAGAAACATAGGCCCAGCTTTTGCCATCCAACACCCACTAACATTGTACCTGTGGGTAGCCACTGGCCATCTGAGCTGTGGCCTCCACTGACCCTCTGCTCTAGCATTTGTTTGGGGCAGTCCTTGAAACAAGTGAGCATTCATTGAGTACCTCCTGCATACAAGTCTCTGCACGATTCAGCCATTCCTCCTGGCCCCTCCTGTCCACCTCTACCCTGTTGTCATggctgttaaaaaacaaacttaacatAATACACATTTACTATAGAAAAAGAGTTAAAAGGCTAGAAAGTTGAGGGGGACAAGATCGCAGCCccatccatttttccttttttctcctcctgagcctgctttttttttaaggtggttatgacagctttctttttctaaagttttagaAATTGAAGTTTTTCCTTTATGTCCGTGTTCCAGCAGCACATCATCCACACTTTAGAGATAAGGCAACATGGTCCTCATGGTCCTCCCTCCCATACAGAGGTCACCCCTGAAATGGATTCTATAGTAATAGCAACTGAAccagaggaaatggtttcatgaGCCCTTTATCCTCAAAAGGGATCACATAAATGCACTGCGTTATGTTTTTCTTGTCAATATGTCTTTGGGAGGGTTCTGTATCAACCTGCCTCAGTCCTTCTTGACAGCAGCGTGGTATTCCAGAGGCTGGATGAACCAGTTTTTGTGTCCCCTCCCGTGGATAGGTGTTTGAGTCATCCAGATTTTTTCACCAATGTTTTGTTTGTCTTCACCCCCGCCTTTTGGGTCCCTGTGCCTGCATCTCTAGAGAGCAGCAGCAGAAATGGGCATCCATCTGCTTGAGCCCTTGTTTTAGAGTGTGGCATTGATCTGCCTTCAGGGTGGGCACCCCTatggggagcaggaaggaggcaAGGGGTGCGGTTGGCTGGAGCATACTAGGGTTCAGGCCCTAGGGGCAAGGCTGGAGAGGGGGTACATTCTGGTTTCGCTTTAGGGGGCCTGGCTTCTGGACTAGCCTCTGCCCAGCCCACTAAGGTTTAGATCCTGACTCTACCTCTCACTACGTGACCTCTCCGAGGTGCAGGCTCCTCAGGAAGTGGAAGTCCTCAGAGCACCTGCTGCAAGATGGTTGGAGGGTTTGATGATCGCACGCAGGTAAAGCAGTTACCTAGCTGTGCTTGGTACACAGGAAGCACTCAGTGCGTGTTAGCTCTTCTATCCGCGGATCCCTGAGGGAATCCACGAGTGTGTGCGTGAGAGGGAGTGTCGGGGTCCGTCAGCATGTGGGGtggttcattcagcaaatgtttgttgatgCCCAGACCCTGTGTACAGAGACTATTCAGACCCAGTGCCCGCCTCTGAGGGGCTCCCTGGCTTCTGGGTGAGACAAATGCATCTGCAGAAATTTGTAGTGAGGGACCATGTGGGGAAAGGTTGGGTTTGAGGCAGTTCTGAGGGAGAAGAGGCTCAGTTTCTCTTGTGGGATCGGAAAGGCTTAGGTTATGGGTAAGATGCCTGCCCACGGGGGGGGGGAAGCATTGGTGTGAattaggagggagggaggcaagggcAAACCAGGGAGGGGACCAGCATGAGCTAAGGCTTGGAGACACAGGTTTGTGAAGAAAGATGTCTCAGCAGAAGTTCTTGTAGAGAATTGGTGGCAGATGAGGATACTAAGGTGGAGGGGGACagatggaggcagggagaccaatgGGAAGACAGCTGGTCCAGGTGGGAGGTGCTGGTGGCTGTGGTGACAGGATTTCTTGGCAGCTAGATGTGATGAGGGCAGCAGGTGGGGCTGAACCAGGTTCTAGCTCAGGAAAccctgtgggtgggggaggggagggtatgTCAGGATGCAGTGGAGATGCCTGTGAGACCTCCAGGGCAATCTCCATCCTCGAGTGGTGTAACTAAATCAGAGGGCATCTGGGCaggaaccctggctctgccacttcctgcctGTATGACCGTGAGCTTCTCTGGGTTTCAgttgtttcatctgtaaaatggggccattaCTGTGCTGCCATATTCACAGACAGTCAGAAACCAGAGAGAGGCAGTGACTTAACTCAGAGGACCTGTTTcctaatggcttaaaacaacaaacatttattatcataCAGTTTCTGGGGGTGAGGAATTCAGGGGTGACTTAGCTGGGTGCTTCTGGCTCAGGGCCTCTTCTGAGGTTGCTGCCAAAATGTTGGCCCAGCTGCAGTCGTCGGAAGGCATGACTAGGGTTGGAGGATTTGCTTCTGAGCTTACCTGTGTTGCTGTTGGGGGGAGACTTCAGTTCCTTGCCACTTGGTCCTGTCCTTAGGGCTACTTGAGTGCCTGCATGACGTGGCAGCTGGCTCCCACCAAGAGTGAATGATCCAATAaagagagcaaggaggaagctCCAGTGCCTGTATGATCCAGTCTCAGAAGTGACACACATCCACCATATTCTGTTCATTCGAAGCAAGTTACCAGATCTGGCCCATATTTAAGGGGAGGAGAATTAGGCTCCATCTTTTGAAAGGAGGAGTATCAAAAAATTTGCCAACTACCACATGCCCCCAAGAAGGTAGTGGTGGAACTGGGGCTTGAACTTCTGCCTTCCAGTTGAGTGTTCTGTCCTATGGGGTAGGATTGTGTCCCCTGGGGCCTCCCCCTCACTCACACACTTGGGCATCCTGGGAGAGAGACTGAGGCAGGGGGCGGCCTGGGAGCACCAGGCCCTCAGCCTGGTCTCTTGTGGCCCCACTCTCCTGGTTACTGGGCATCCTCCCGTTGTTTTTGCCGTAGGTGAAGCGGAGGCTGGACTTGGAAACTGACCATCAGTACCTGGCCGAGAGCAGTGGGCCAGCTCGGGGCAGAGGCCGCCACCCAGGAAAAGGTACCCCCTGAGCTTGGGCTAGGGCAGGCCTCCTGGTTGGACCCAGGTTGTGGACAGACAAACATGCTTGCACACTAAGCTCTGGTCTGTTAGGCCTGGGCCTGAGCCAGGCCTCTGGGGGCCCCAAGGGGCAGCTGGAGTGGCCGCCTGGCATGGCTTCCCCaagccctggggggtggggagttcCCCAGCCGGAAGAGGAATGCTGTGGTTGGCAGGCAGCCACAGGGCCTCCCTGCTTGGCCTCACCAAGGGGAAGGAGCCATctgccccccagccccatcccccaGTCCTCCTGCCCTGCACTGCCAGGGAGGCCAGCCTGGCTgggtctggggggtgggggtggtgctgAGGGACCCTACCCTGCCTGGCCCCCAGGTGTGAAATCCCCAGGGGAGAAGTCACGCTATGAAACATCGCTGAATCTGACTACCAAGCGCTTCCTGGAGTTGCTGAGCCGCTCGGCCGATGGTGTCGTCGACCTGAACTGGGCAGCTGAGGTGCTGAAGGTGCAGAAGCGGCGCATCTACGACATCACCAACGTCCTCGAGGGCATCCAGCTCATCGCCAAGAAGTCCAAGAACCACATCCAGTGGCTGTAGGTACCAGCCAAACAGGAGGGTGGGCAGAGGCCCGGGGCCGGGCCAGCCCGGAGGAGCTGATAGCGATACCACTGTGACTGCCCGGGTCGCCGTCTTACTGCTGGGCAAACCGAGGTTTAGAGAGGAAAGCTGGCTTCCCTGAGGTGATAGATGCAGGGAAGAACACAAATCTTACCTATCTAGCTCAATGCAActttacatatttctttattcttgttaattcttattttatttctcccttttcaccTCTTTCCCTGGTCATCCTACTCCCCTCTCTGACACATTTGTGTTCTCAGTTATCGGTAGATATTCCATtctacatcattttttttcttttcacttaatatgtCTTAGAAATGCTTCCATGTCTGCATCTAATGCATTCTTGTCCTTTTACAcaactgcatagtattccatggcATGTCTGTCCCCATTTACTTATCCAGCCCCCTATGAGGGACACGTGGGTGTTCACAGACATTCAGGCCCGACGTTGAACCCAGCCAGTCTGCCTTGGAGCCCAGCTTCAGCCCTCTGCTGTTTCCCAGCTGAGGAGCCAGGCCAAGAGGAGCGAGGGCTCGCCTGGGTCTTACAGAACAGAGGCAGCAGCAGACTGTTCTGCTGAGGGTCACGCCTCCTGGGAAGAGGGGCCGGGAGCTGCTAACCCTCCCTTTGCCTCCCGGCAGAGGCAGCCATGCAGCAGTGGGGATCGGTGGGCGGCTTGAAGGATTGACCCAGGACCTCCAGCAACTGCAGGAAAGCGAGCGGCAGCTGGACCACCTGATCCACATCTGCACCACGCAGCTGCGTCTGCTTTCCGAGGATGCTGACAGCCAGCGATATCCTTGAACTGCCTGGAGGGTGACCGTGGCCCCATCCAAGTGGGAATAGAGAGGCTACCCTGGGCCCTGGATTCAGGAGAGGGTTCTGGCTTTGGATACCAGTCCTGGCCCAGCATTTAGTCACTGTGTGACACTGGACAAGttactctctgagtctcagcttcatctgtaaaaggggaaaataatccTATTCCAAAGTTGCACAGATTAAAACAAGAAAAGCTAGGATACCGATAACAAACATTCATTTAATACAATGATTCGGTACCTGGTTGTAGCTTCAAGGTTAGAGATAtaagtttttatttgtcttttatttacaaaaatagaaactttattttaaaataagcttttttttttaagtgaataccCAAATTacgtttatacattttggagataaCTACTAATTGACACCAAGGTCATGGGTCAGAGTAAATTCTCAGTACCAAGCCTgtatttatgtaatttatatgaaattattgCAGGCAGCCATTATTACCTTGAGATCTGATGGGTAGAGAGTGGTCTCATTGTACAGatgtgggaactgaggctcaagggCATGAGATAGGATTGAGTACCagctttgtgccaggccctggagtGGGAGATGCAGAGGACAGGAGTGACTCAGCAGGTATGGGCTCTGCCTTATGAGCTGTCTGGGTGGGTGGCCCCCAAAGGCCAAAGGTCATGTGGTCCTTGACTCCACCAACCCTGGCCTACGTGACCTGCCAGGACCTTCGTAGCATTGCGGACCCTGCAGAACAGATGGTTATGGTGATCAAGGCCCCTCCCGAGACCCAGCTTCAAGCCGTGGACTCCTCAGAGGTGAGACCTGGGAGTCTAGACTGGACCAGgacaggctgggctgggctggtagttagctgagcctcagtttactgtGCCTGCTACCTTCACCCAGACCTTTCAGATCTCCCTTAAGAGCAAACAAGGCCCCATCGATGTTTTCCTGTGCCCTGAGGAGAGTGCGGGCGGGATCAGCCCCGGGAAGACCCCGTCCCAGGGTGCAGcttctggggaggaggagagggcagctgACCCTGCCACCACAgtgccaccaccaccatcatcatctccCCCCTCATCCCCTGCCACGGATCCCAGTCAGTCCCTGCTAAGCCTGGAGCAAGGTGGGTgaagggtgggtgggcagggcggGGTGGGGCCCTCTCTCCcgggtgggtgggtgggcaggcGTGACAGCCCCTCTGTCCTCCCCGCCGGGGCGTCCCCGGCCTGTGATGCTCCCCCGTCTCCCCAGAACCTCTGCTTTCCCGGATGGGCAGCCTGCGGGCCCCCATGGACGAGGACCGCCTGTCCCCACTGGTGGCGGCCGACTCGCTCCTGGAGCACGTGCGGGAGGACTTTGCCGGCCTCCTCCCCGAGGAGTTCATCAGCCTGTCCCCCCCGCACGAGGCCCTCGACTACCACTTCGGCCTTGAGGAGGGCGAGGGCATCAGAGACCTCTTCGACTGTGACTTTGGGGACCTCACTCCCCTGGATTTCTGACGGGGCTTAGGGGGACCAGGGCCTCCTGGGATGCCCACCCTGTCTCTGCAGCCCTGGAGCCCCCTGCCCCTGGCCGTCCTCCTAGTCCAATTGGAAACGTTTAATTTATACCCCTCTCCCCTACCTCCGGAAGCTTCTAGCTCTGGAGTCTGGCTACTGCCAGGAGGCTGAGCAAGCCAGGAAGGGAAGGATTCTGTTTGtggtgtgtatgtgcatgcaccCAACACCCGACACGTGTGTACACGGGGTGAGtggtgtgtgagcatgtgtgtgtgcatgtaccgGGGAATGAAGGTGAACACATCTGTGTGTGCACTGAAAACACGCCCCAGTGTGTccacgtgtgtgtgcatgagcCCATGTGTGCGCATGGCGGGGGCTCTAACTGCACTTTTGGTCTCCTTGCTCCAGGGGCCCCACGAGGCCCAGGGTGGCCACCTGCCCCCAGAATCCTGCGTGCTGACCGGGCCGGGTGGCGAGGCCTTGGCCTGCTCGTTTGCAGGACCGCGAGAGCACTTCTGTCGTCTTAAAGGTTTTTCTGATCGAAGCTTTAATGGAGCGTTATTTATTTATCAAGGCCTTTTTGGCAAGCTTGGGGCATCAGCAAAGGGTAGGAGGGATGCGGGGCTGATGCCGCAACTCCCTTACCCCTGAGCGAGGGCAGGGGTCCCTGAGCTGTTCTTTGCCCCACTCTGAAGGAGCTGAGGCCTGAATGGTTTATTTATTGggaaagtgagggagggagacagactgACTGACTGACAGCCATGGGTGGATCAAGGGGGTGGTCTCTCCCCACGGGGTCACTGCAGGGCCCCAGCTGCCCCCAGGATGGATGTGAGATGGGAGAGGTGAGTGGGGGACCTTCACTGACAGGGTgggcgggaggggtggggtgaaggGCCTCCCCCCCAGCCCAGACCACAGGGGCCCCTCCTGTGGCATTTGAAGTGCCCCTTCCACGCCACTTCTTGCTCTGCCCCACCCTCCAATCTGCACTTTGATTTGCCTTCCTAACAgctctgttccctctgctttggttttaataaatattttgatgatgTCTGGGCCCGGTTTGGGGACTATGTACTGGGAGCAAATGTGAGGGTGGGAGAGGTCAAGATTGCTGGGAAAATGCCCATTCTCTacttccctctccctgtccctgccTGGCTTCATTTTATTTGAGCCTCATTGCCCCGAGAAAGGTAGGCTTCATCACCTTTTTTACCCTAATTTAAAAACTGGTCCGACAAAGTAATAAATGAGCTCCCTTCCTTTTTCCAGCCCCAGAGGAGCCACTCTGATCAGTTTGCTATGCTCCTTCCAGATGTTTCTGGACATTTGTAAACATGCAACAGATAATTACAACAGGCTGATTCCGTGTCAGGTTCTGGGGACACACGTTCCCTCCCCTCATGGAGCTCTCAGGACCTGCTGGAGGAGACTCAAACAAATGAGaggatcagggagggcttcctggaaaaGGTGGTGCTTGACCTAAAGCTGTAGGATAGAAGAAATTaactgaggaggaagaggaagaacacACCAAGCAGGAGAGGGCCACATGGGCAAAGGCCCCCAGGGCCCTGAGGACCTGAGAGaaaccagtgtggctggaatccTGAGGTGAGGGCCAGGGTGGAGAGACGTTCAGTCTTGGGCTTTATTCAGGGGACAAGGACCCTGGTGAGTCTGAGAGAGGAGTGACACgccctgttttatattttaaaagctccctctAGCTGCTGTATGGAGGATGGATTGAAGAGGGGGCCAGAACGGAAGAGCGAGGGGGAAGAGAAGCCCGAGTAGAGCTTCAGAGTGGAAGGGAGGGTGACTGGGAGATGGTCCACACGGACCTATTTAGCAAACCCTTAGGTGGGCTTTCCCTGAGCCAGTCCCTATTTTAAGCCCTTCACTGTCAGTCAGCCCCCACAACAATCGTACGATGTGTCTACCCttacccccattttgcagaagataCAGACGTGCAGAGGCGAAGCCACTTGCGGGTTTTGCCCAGCAGGTGGCGCGCTTGTGCTCCTGCCCTTTGCTCTGTTGACCCTGTAACGGTGCGGGACCTGCCCTCGGTGGGCGCGCGCAGCCCCTCCCGTTCTGTTCCTGGCTGTGTAGTACTCCACGCTGGTCGTCATTCGCTCAGCCCTTACCCGGTGCAAATGACCCCTTGGGTGGCTCCTTACTCCGCAGTGGCCGCCTCTCTGGGAGATGGGGAGTCGCGGAGGTGAACGGTGGTTGGAATTCTGCATTGCGCGGCTCTTGCCACCCTAAAGGCTGGAGTTTGCTCCCCTTTTCCAGACGGGGACGCTGAGGGCCTGGAAAGGGGCTGGCGGAGCGCCGAGCTCTCGGACTGGCCAGCGCGCGGGCCGGGCTGGGAGGGGGCCTCGGCGGTCctccgggcgggggcgggggcggagccGCGGGGGGCGGGGCCCTCA
The sequence above is drawn from the Balaenoptera musculus isolate JJ_BM4_2016_0621 chromosome 15, mBalMus1.pri.v3, whole genome shotgun sequence genome and encodes:
- the E2F1 gene encoding transcription factor E2F1 isoform X1, giving the protein MAVAGAPTGGPCAPALEALLGAGALRLLDSSQIVIISTAQDASAPPAPAGPAAPAAGPRDPDLLLFATPQAPRPTPSAPRPALGRPPVKRRLDLETDHQYLAESSGPARGRGRHPGKGVKSPGEKSRYETSLNLTTKRFLELLSRSADGVVDLNWAAEVLKVQKRRIYDITNVLEGIQLIAKKSKNHIQWLGSHAAVGIGGRLEGLTQDLQQLQESERQLDHLIHICTTQLRLLSEDADSQRLAYVTCQDLRSIADPAEQMVMVIKAPPETQLQAVDSSETFQISLKSKQGPIDVFLCPEESAGGISPGKTPSQGAASGEEERAADPATTVPPPPSSSPPSSPATDPSQSLLSLEQEPLLSRMGSLRAPMDEDRLSPLVAADSLLEHVREDFAGLLPEEFISLSPPHEALDYHFGLEEGEGIRDLFDCDFGDLTPLDF
- the E2F1 gene encoding transcription factor E2F1 isoform X3; this encodes MAVAGAPTGGPCAPALEALLGAGALRLLDSSQIVIISTAQDASAPPAPAGPAAPAAGPRDPDLLLFATPQAPRPTPSAPRPALGRPPVKRRLDLETDHQYLAESSGPARGRGRHPGKGVKSPGEKSRYETSLNLTTKRFLELLSRSADGVVDLNWAAEVLKVQKRRIYDITNVLEGIQLIAKKSKNHIQWLGSHAAVGIGGRLEGLTQDLQQLQESERQLDHLIHICTTQLRLLSEDADSQRLAYVTCQDLRSIADPAEQMVMVIKAPPETQLQAVDSSENLCFPGWAACGPPWTRTACPHWWRPTRSWSTCGRTLPASSPRSSSACPPRTRPSTTTSALRRARASETSSTVTLGTSLPWISDGA
- the E2F1 gene encoding transcription factor E2F1 isoform X2 translates to MAVAGAPTGGPCAPALEALLGAGALRLLDSSQIVIISTAQDASAPPAPAGPAAPAAGPRDPDLLLFATPQAPRPTPSAPRPALGRPPVKRRLDLETDHQYLAESSGPARGRGRHPGKGVKSPGEKSRYETSLNLTTKRFLELLSRSADGVVDLNWAAEVLKVQKRRIYDITNVLEGIQLIAKKSKNHIQWLGSHAAVGIGGRLEGLTQDLQQLQESERQLDHLIHICTTQLRLLSEDADSQRLAYVTCQDLRSIADPAEQMVMVIKAPPETQLQAVDSSETFQISLKSKQGPIDVFLCPEESAGGISPGKTPSQGAASGEEERAADPATTVPPPPSSSPPSSPATDPSQSLLSLEQGAPRGPGWPPAPRILRADRAGWRGLGLLVCRTARALLSS
- the E2F1 gene encoding transcription factor E2F1 isoform X4 produces the protein MAVAGAPTGGPCAPALEALLGAGALRLLDSSQIVIISTAQDASAPPAPAGPAAPAAGPRDPDLLLFATPQAPRPTPSAPRPALGRPPVKRRLDLETDHQYLAESSGPARGRGRHPGKGVKSPGEKSRYETSLNLTTKRFLELLSRSADGVVDLNWAAEVLKVQKRRIYDITNVLEGIQLIAKKSKNHIQWLGSHAAVGIGGRLEGLTQDLQQLQESERQLDHLIHICTTQLRLLSEDADSQRLAYVTCQDLRSIADPAEQMVMVIKAPPETQLQAVDSSEGPHEAQGGHLPPESCVLTGPGGEALACSFAGPREHFCRLKGFSDRSFNGALFIYQGLFGKLGASAKGRRDAGLMPQLPYP